One Candidatus Saccharimonadales bacterium genomic window carries:
- a CDS encoding glutaredoxin domain-containing protein, with protein sequence MDEPTKQTIDDNDSKVIIYSTTWCAFCKTEEQYLQKLGVGYVKKDIEEDKEAYEELMEKSNGAFQGVPVTDIAGDLVLGFDRAKIDTLLKEKQLVTA encoded by the coding sequence ATGGACGAACCAACCAAGCAGACAATCGACGACAACGACTCAAAAGTCATTATCTATAGCACAACGTGGTGTGCATTTTGTAAAACCGAAGAGCAATACCTTCAAAAACTGGGTGTTGGCTACGTAAAAAAAGATATTGAAGAAGATAAAGAAGCTTACGAAGAACTCATGGAGAAGAGCAATGGAGCCTTTCAGGGAGTTCCCGTAACAGACATCGCGGGCGATCTCGTGCTCGGTTTTGATAGAGCTAAAATCGATACTCTATTGAAAGAAAAGCAGCTCGTTACGGCTTAA
- a CDS encoding ATP-binding cassette domain-containing protein, with the protein MIADITITEKSFGPKSLMTGVRFSIDDGEKIGVIGRNGVGKSTLFGILAGTDHDFTGDIVYRRGTVVVATQQEHHDIGDTTVLQYVLQGLPEYASLSDIIETYPETMGSDMKKIEEYTAALQRFDDKGFYQIEEQIERELDAFQLEGIAHRQFSTLSGGQKRLVEVVKVMHSQAQLALVDEPTNHMDYVAKAQFVEWLKSAKEAVLVITHDRDVLNEVDRIVELKDGGSVSYKGNYDAYLKQNAVSTGSQMNEFEMIEKRIANLKVKVLDYQRLKEKSRNPGTIQKFKRLEETSRKELAELQAKEKPTFWIDKASAENLNYKVASQYDKFKAKNIRMNLRNDESRSKHILVNAKNVSLGYGDTPLFSGVNIDLREGEAMELRGRNGAGKTTLIKVLLAKRNNHENFTDAKYLQPTSEKAPGPLSDLARSHFAEVDSYGVTKAIRLFDGEVTLDTRVRIGIYEQEVDQKYFPLPLEDAIERMYLDRGLSISTTKVRGLMNDYLFTEGDGKVPLSRLSGGQKARFQLISMLANDPQLLILDEPTNHLDLPSIEELETALAKYSGAILYVSHDGYFQQAIGGEVIKIGA; encoded by the coding sequence ATGATCGCTGATATTACCATTACTGAAAAGAGCTTTGGCCCCAAGTCACTTATGACCGGAGTTCGCTTTAGTATTGATGACGGAGAAAAAATCGGCGTGATAGGTCGTAATGGTGTTGGTAAATCTACCCTTTTCGGTATTTTGGCTGGCACAGATCACGATTTTACCGGCGACATCGTATATCGTCGGGGAACCGTAGTGGTAGCAACACAGCAAGAGCATCACGATATTGGCGATACCACCGTATTGCAATATGTATTGCAAGGGCTGCCAGAGTATGCCTCGCTCAGTGACATTATCGAAACCTACCCTGAAACAATGGGGAGCGACATGAAGAAAATCGAAGAGTATACTGCGGCCTTGCAGCGGTTTGACGACAAAGGGTTCTATCAGATTGAGGAGCAGATCGAACGCGAGCTCGATGCTTTTCAGCTTGAGGGCATTGCTCACCGACAATTCTCTACTCTCTCTGGTGGCCAGAAACGGCTTGTCGAGGTAGTAAAAGTCATGCATTCTCAAGCGCAGCTTGCGTTGGTGGATGAACCGACAAACCATATGGATTATGTTGCGAAGGCTCAGTTCGTTGAATGGCTAAAATCGGCAAAAGAAGCTGTTCTCGTAATTACCCACGATCGCGATGTACTAAATGAGGTTGATCGCATCGTTGAATTAAAGGACGGCGGAAGTGTCAGTTATAAGGGTAATTACGATGCATATCTTAAGCAAAATGCCGTTAGTACCGGCTCACAGATGAACGAATTCGAGATGATTGAAAAACGCATTGCTAATCTGAAGGTAAAGGTGCTTGACTATCAGCGGCTAAAGGAAAAGTCACGGAACCCAGGCACGATACAGAAATTCAAACGACTTGAGGAGACATCGCGCAAAGAGCTGGCGGAACTTCAGGCAAAGGAGAAGCCGACGTTTTGGATCGATAAAGCATCCGCTGAGAATCTTAATTATAAAGTAGCTTCCCAATACGATAAGTTCAAAGCTAAGAATATCCGCATGAATCTTCGAAATGATGAATCTCGGAGTAAGCATATTCTTGTGAATGCTAAAAATGTCAGCCTTGGGTATGGCGATACGCCTCTTTTTTCGGGGGTGAATATCGATTTGCGTGAGGGCGAAGCGATGGAACTAAGAGGTCGGAATGGTGCGGGTAAGACGACGTTGATTAAGGTACTGCTTGCAAAACGCAATAACCATGAGAATTTTACTGATGCAAAATATCTGCAACCCACGTCTGAAAAGGCGCCGGGGCCCTTATCAGACCTGGCGAGAAGCCATTTTGCTGAGGTAGATTCTTATGGTGTCACTAAAGCAATCCGCCTATTTGACGGCGAAGTCACGCTTGATACGCGCGTTCGTATCGGTATCTATGAGCAAGAAGTTGATCAGAAGTACTTCCCTCTCCCTCTTGAAGACGCAATCGAACGCATGTATCTTGACCGCGGATTGTCCATTTCAACGACAAAAGTGCGAGGTCTTATGAATGACTACCTCTTTACCGAAGGAGATGGCAAAGTGCCTCTCTCTCGTCTTAGCGGAGGCCAAAAGGCTAGGTTTCAGCTGATTTCTATGCTGGCGAATGATCCCCAGCTACTCATACTCGACGAACCTACTAACCACCTGGATCTCCCTAGTATTGAAGAACTTGAAACGGCACTTGCTAAATATAGCGGTGCGATCCTCTATGTGAGCCATGATGGCTACTTTCAACAGGCTATTGGAGGTGAAGTAATAAAAATTGGTGCATAG
- a CDS encoding glycosyltransferase, which yields MKIAFFTDDYLPFVHGVTRSIQNYRQAFEALGHEVYIVAPKNAGYEDNDDHIIRLPSINPMVFDKRPISIHYPGIARKLDQYDFDVIHSQTQFYLGGLAYMVAKRKGIPHITTIHTLFTELADDYPVAVSAGLIAFSIGFPFLFKSKPVLPYTNPREILDWPYSTFTDIKKKQGWRLMAEFVNHTSGFVAPSNHLAKTLIAHGAQTECHVIPNGVFLDNYTAAKASDSPLTKNKSEKFILCVGRLSGEKRQKVLVDAMKYIKTANVKLILVGTGPSDEELRSQAEGLGVSDKIIFAGHQDSPAVAAIMKQSDIFVQSSYRFDNQPMVILEAIASGLPMVYCDNKLTEGLTKENALLTRGRSGKAFAKAFDELLSDDERLAAMARASRKVAKDFDVMHLAKKMIALYEVAPIITK from the coding sequence ATGAAAATAGCTTTTTTTACAGATGATTACCTGCCGTTCGTACACGGTGTCACTCGTTCAATTCAAAATTATCGTCAGGCTTTTGAAGCATTGGGCCATGAGGTGTATATCGTTGCGCCCAAAAATGCTGGTTATGAGGATAACGACGATCATATCATACGTCTTCCCTCTATTAATCCAATGGTATTTGACAAACGACCAATCTCTATCCATTATCCCGGTATTGCTCGCAAACTCGATCAGTATGATTTTGATGTTATTCACAGTCAGACCCAGTTTTATCTTGGCGGTCTAGCCTATATGGTAGCGAAGCGTAAAGGCATTCCGCATATCACCACTATTCACACCCTTTTTACGGAACTGGCGGATGATTATCCCGTTGCCGTGAGCGCGGGCCTTATTGCGTTTTCAATCGGCTTCCCTTTCTTATTTAAATCCAAGCCAGTACTGCCATATACGAATCCACGCGAGATTCTTGATTGGCCATATTCTACATTTACGGACATCAAAAAGAAACAAGGCTGGCGCCTTATGGCGGAGTTTGTTAATCACACCAGCGGTTTTGTTGCGCCGTCAAACCACCTTGCTAAAACTTTGATTGCCCATGGTGCTCAAACCGAATGCCATGTCATTCCGAACGGCGTTTTTCTTGACAATTACACTGCCGCAAAAGCCAGTGATTCGCCGCTTACGAAAAACAAGAGCGAAAAGTTCATTTTGTGCGTGGGACGTTTAAGTGGTGAAAAGCGACAAAAAGTCCTTGTCGATGCCATGAAATATATAAAGACTGCCAATGTCAAACTAATCCTTGTCGGCACGGGTCCGTCTGATGAAGAACTGCGAAGTCAAGCGGAAGGACTGGGTGTTTCGGATAAGATTATTTTTGCTGGTCACCAGGACTCTCCCGCAGTTGCGGCAATCATGAAGCAATCGGATATTTTTGTGCAATCTTCGTATCGCTTTGATAATCAGCCCATGGTTATTTTAGAGGCGATCGCGAGCGGACTTCCAATGGTATACTGCGATAATAAGCTTACAGAGGGCCTTACCAAAGAAAATGCTCTTCTTACCCGTGGCCGATCCGGAAAAGCATTTGCTAAGGCATTCGATGAGCTATTGAGTGATGATGAGCGGCTTGCAGCTATGGCACGGGCCTCCCGCAAAGTGGCAAAAGACTTTGACGTAATGCATCTTGCTAAAAAAATGATCGCCCTTTATGAGGTGGCACCCATTATTACGAAATAG
- a CDS encoding alpha/beta hydrolase, with product MGQSHTTLVEIGKIFTEKTIKTADGTFCWLVTNEKAKKSVVLVHGVTGNKLDMVVVGKEYVKRGFAVYAPDLPGHGSAPALDIDTFDALGDWLSNCIRAMECIPDILIGNSFAAGICYNMAVRDLVNERTHIILACPTPRVAWSSRALRVASGLLPGSIGTTAYNSRRAIDTRVAYLSKMRDGSSKKWLKESELHKIPFIDAKISNCMAMLLETHNPYEAVPPRRSVQERITIIFGTKDNVATKRSFDRMRRLLPFSRILIIPGPGHILHFEAAEHMADAGLQP from the coding sequence ATGGGCCAGAGCCACACTACTCTTGTTGAAATTGGAAAAATCTTCACCGAAAAAACTATTAAGACCGCAGATGGAACATTCTGTTGGCTTGTCACTAATGAAAAAGCAAAAAAAAGCGTCGTTCTTGTACACGGTGTTACTGGTAATAAGCTTGATATGGTGGTCGTAGGAAAAGAATATGTAAAGCGCGGCTTTGCGGTATATGCGCCGGATCTTCCTGGTCATGGTAGTGCACCGGCTCTTGACATTGATACGTTTGACGCACTTGGCGATTGGCTAAGTAATTGCATTAGGGCAATGGAGTGCATTCCAGATATCTTAATAGGAAACTCTTTTGCTGCGGGTATCTGTTATAATATGGCCGTTCGTGACTTGGTAAACGAAAGAACTCACATCATTTTAGCCTGCCCTACCCCTCGTGTAGCGTGGTCGTCACGTGCTCTTAGGGTGGCTAGCGGCCTTCTGCCCGGATCGATCGGCACCACGGCCTATAATTCGCGCCGAGCCATTGATACGCGGGTCGCTTATTTGAGCAAAATGCGGGACGGTTCATCTAAAAAGTGGCTAAAAGAGTCTGAACTCCATAAAATACCGTTTATTGATGCCAAGATTAGCAATTGCATGGCGATGCTCCTTGAGACACACAATCCTTACGAAGCTGTACCTCCAAGACGGTCAGTGCAAGAGCGAATCACAATTATTTTTGGCACGAAGGATAACGTTGCGACCAAACGCTCTTTTGACCGCATGCGCCGCCTTCTTCCTTTTTCTCGCATACTGATCATTCCTGGGCCAGGTCATATTCTTCATTTCGAAGCCGCCGAGCACATGGCCGACGCTGGTTTGCAGCCTTAG
- a CDS encoding glycosyltransferase, which translates to MKLSVVIPCKNEAGTVEHLLDSILKQTRLPDEVIIVDSHSTDTTVASVNNYVDRLPVRVVAAQKQGVTHARNEGAAAAMGDVLLFIDADVRLAPNLIEKIVKYTNKGVEAGGFSQHMDAEAAHLRVGSRVMNGYVRTMSLTPWPIFFSCFFVTKRLHQELGGFDPDIWIMEDYDYAYRARQHGAKFRILPGTYFISSARRFEEGEKHSILRAVYAEAYRYTHGMKITKPLFRYSMGGHEKKTGK; encoded by the coding sequence ATGAAATTGTCTGTCGTTATCCCTTGTAAAAACGAGGCCGGAACTGTCGAGCATCTCCTTGATTCTATACTTAAGCAAACACGTCTTCCTGATGAAGTTATTATCGTCGATTCGCACTCCACCGATACGACGGTGGCATCAGTAAATAACTATGTCGATAGATTGCCAGTTCGAGTCGTCGCTGCTCAAAAACAAGGAGTCACCCATGCCCGAAACGAAGGAGCAGCGGCCGCTATGGGTGATGTCCTTCTTTTCATTGATGCGGATGTGCGGCTAGCCCCTAATTTGATAGAAAAGATAGTAAAGTACACCAACAAAGGTGTTGAGGCAGGAGGATTCTCGCAGCATATGGATGCCGAGGCCGCTCATCTGCGTGTAGGGTCACGTGTTATGAACGGCTATGTGCGAACGATGTCACTCACGCCATGGCCTATCTTTTTTAGTTGCTTTTTCGTGACGAAAAGACTTCACCAAGAACTAGGAGGTTTTGACCCAGATATTTGGATAATGGAAGATTACGATTACGCATACCGGGCCCGTCAACACGGCGCTAAGTTTCGTATTCTTCCGGGCACATATTTCATATCTTCGGCACGCCGGTTTGAAGAAGGTGAGAAGCATAGCATACTAAGGGCAGTCTACGCTGAGGCGTACCGGTATACTCATGGCATGAAGATCACCAAACCGCTTTTTCGTTACTCTATGGGCGGGCACGAAAAGAAAACAGGGAAGTAA
- the pyrH gene encoding UMP kinase — protein sequence MYKRVLLKLSGEQLQGKYDSGIDTERIRWVADEIKKVKDTQVVVMVGGGNFVRGAQVTNDAINRVTADNMGMMGTMMNALAVTDVFNSAGLETRSLSSIKADQILDQFTHRRAFSHLEKGRVVVIAGGIGQPYLTTDTAAVSLALQLNCDVIFKATKVDGVYTADPTRDAAASKYETLTLQEAVERPEIRVMDKAAIALAADNMQSIIVFELLKAGNIASAAAGKVIGTKIK from the coding sequence ATGTATAAACGTGTTCTTTTAAAACTTTCAGGCGAGCAACTTCAAGGCAAATACGATAGCGGCATTGATACGGAGCGAATACGATGGGTCGCAGATGAAATCAAAAAGGTCAAAGATACGCAGGTGGTCGTTATGGTCGGAGGTGGTAATTTTGTGCGCGGAGCCCAAGTGACAAACGATGCGATCAACCGTGTGACTGCCGATAATATGGGAATGATGGGCACGATGATGAACGCACTAGCCGTAACGGATGTCTTTAATTCGGCCGGGCTGGAAACACGATCACTTAGCAGTATCAAGGCCGATCAGATCCTCGATCAATTTACCCATCGCCGGGCATTCAGTCACCTGGAGAAAGGCCGCGTTGTGGTGATTGCGGGCGGGATCGGTCAGCCATATCTTACCACCGACACGGCTGCGGTCAGCCTCGCACTCCAGCTTAACTGCGATGTGATTTTTAAAGCCACGAAAGTCGATGGCGTATATACCGCTGATCCTACGCGCGACGCAGCGGCTTCAAAATACGAAACCCTAACGCTTCAGGAGGCTGTTGAACGGCCCGAAATCCGCGTGATGGACAAAGCGGCTATAGCTCTGGCGGCGGATAATATGCAGTCGATCATCGTGTTTGAGTTGCTTAAGGCGGGCAACATAGCAAGCGCTGCTGCGGGTAAAGTAATCGGGACAAAAATAAAGTGA
- the smpB gene encoding SsrA-binding protein SmpB codes for MPGKKKNSSSAIVNRRARFDYELGDEIITGLVLVGPEVRAARDGHIQLKGSYVTIKNNELWLNNASFSLKLNQAGQAGARSVDTTARKLLASRKQIESLAEQKHKGMSIIPIKLLTNGKYIKLVIALGKGKKKYDKRETLKRRDQERDAKRMMK; via the coding sequence ATGCCAGGTAAAAAAAAGAACTCATCGTCTGCAATTGTTAATCGTCGTGCACGATTTGATTATGAATTGGGAGATGAAATTATTACCGGGCTCGTGCTTGTAGGTCCTGAGGTGCGGGCGGCACGAGATGGACACATTCAGCTGAAAGGCTCTTATGTCACTATAAAAAACAATGAACTTTGGCTCAATAATGCCAGTTTTAGCCTCAAACTTAATCAGGCCGGACAGGCGGGAGCTCGCAGCGTCGATACGACTGCACGTAAACTCCTTGCCAGCCGCAAACAAATCGAAAGTCTGGCCGAACAAAAGCATAAAGGGATGTCGATCATCCCGATAAAACTTTTAACAAATGGTAAATATATCAAGCTCGTTATTGCGCTTGGTAAGGGCAAAAAGAAGTACGATAAGCGCGAAACATTGAAACGCCGCGACCAAGAGCGCGATGCTAAACGCATGATGAAATAA
- a CDS encoding exodeoxyribonuclease III → MKIYSWNVNGIRAVVRKELFVPFIEKHQPDILCLQETKAQQGQAEIELSGYEEYWNSAERKGYSGTAIFTKVKPISVVNGFANGIAEKHGLTADGYGDPAKEGRVITAEFEDFYIVTVYTPNAKDDLSRIPLRHKQWDPAFLEHCKTLEKKKPVIFCGDLNVAHTEDDLARPKENRGKKGFTDEEREGFDNFEKAGFIDTFRQFVQGNGHYSWWSNWGKARERNVGWRIDYFLISDSLKPKLKSAAIHADVMGSDHCPISIELDTKA, encoded by the coding sequence ATGAAGATCTACTCATGGAACGTTAACGGCATCCGCGCCGTTGTGCGTAAAGAACTATTTGTCCCATTTATTGAAAAGCATCAGCCCGATATCCTTTGCTTGCAAGAAACAAAAGCACAGCAAGGTCAGGCCGAAATTGAGCTTTCGGGGTATGAAGAATACTGGAATTCCGCCGAACGAAAAGGGTATTCCGGAACAGCGATTTTTACAAAAGTAAAGCCCATTAGCGTTGTAAATGGCTTTGCCAATGGTATCGCAGAAAAGCACGGACTAACTGCCGATGGCTATGGAGACCCAGCAAAAGAGGGGCGGGTTATTACGGCAGAATTTGAGGATTTTTATATCGTCACTGTTTACACACCGAATGCCAAGGACGATCTTTCGCGGATCCCGCTTCGCCACAAGCAGTGGGATCCGGCATTCTTAGAGCACTGTAAGACGCTCGAGAAAAAGAAGCCCGTCATTTTCTGCGGAGACTTGAATGTTGCTCACACAGAAGATGACCTTGCCCGACCGAAAGAAAACCGGGGTAAAAAGGGCTTTACCGACGAAGAACGAGAAGGTTTTGATAACTTTGAGAAAGCCGGATTTATTGATACATTCCGGCAATTTGTACAAGGAAATGGTCATTACAGCTGGTGGTCAAACTGGGGCAAAGCACGAGAGAGGAATGTCGGATGGCGCATTGATTATTTCCTTATTTCGGATTCCTTAAAACCAAAGCTCAAAAGTGCCGCCATTCATGCTGATGTTATGGGAAGCGACCACTGTCCTATTAGTATTGAACTCGACACTAAAGCATAA
- a CDS encoding 8-oxo-dGTP diphosphatase, giving the protein MTEKVCTLLFLRRDDEILLAMKKRGFGSNRYNGVGGKIEPGETIEQALERECQEEIGVTPLHYWKVAEHDFMQKEGNMPWRMYVHAYLCDKWEGEPIETDEMAPEWFKIQDIPYDAMWQDDEYWLPQVLAGDKVSGEYTFDENDRMLTHDIHVVETLPGIIPSSPKKG; this is encoded by the coding sequence ATGACCGAAAAAGTATGCACGTTATTGTTTTTGCGCCGCGACGATGAAATATTACTCGCCATGAAAAAGCGTGGTTTTGGATCAAATAGATACAACGGCGTCGGAGGCAAGATTGAACCTGGAGAAACTATCGAACAGGCACTTGAGCGTGAATGCCAGGAAGAAATCGGCGTGACACCGCTCCATTACTGGAAAGTTGCCGAGCACGACTTCATGCAAAAGGAAGGCAACATGCCATGGCGAATGTATGTTCATGCCTACCTTTGTGATAAATGGGAAGGTGAGCCTATCGAAACCGACGAGATGGCGCCGGAATGGTTCAAAATACAGGACATCCCTTATGATGCCATGTGGCAAGATGACGAATACTGGCTCCCGCAAGTACTTGCCGGTGATAAGGTAAGCGGAGAGTATACATTTGACGAAAATGACCGGATGCTCACACACGATATCCATGTTGTTGAAACACTGCCGGGAATTATCCCCTCAAGCCCAAAGAAAGGATAG
- a CDS encoding MazG-like family protein: protein MSKAPAQQEISLETLNQIIWKHLEARDWHRNKSRGLAISLALEANELLEHYQWGEEPVGGRDAIAEELADVLIYAFQIAQQNDIDIADHIKKKLEKAAAKYPAEAFKGKLGKEHSDAWFKHKMDYKKKGL from the coding sequence ATGTCAAAAGCACCAGCCCAACAAGAAATAAGCCTCGAAACACTCAATCAGATTATCTGGAAGCATCTTGAGGCACGAGATTGGCACCGCAACAAAAGTCGCGGCCTTGCTATTTCACTCGCACTCGAAGCTAATGAGCTGCTTGAGCATTACCAATGGGGGGAAGAACCCGTAGGGGGCAGGGATGCGATAGCCGAAGAGCTTGCCGATGTTCTTATTTATGCTTTCCAAATCGCTCAGCAAAACGATATTGATATTGCCGACCATATTAAGAAAAAGCTCGAAAAAGCTGCCGCAAAGTACCCAGCAGAAGCGTTTAAGGGCAAGTTAGGCAAAGAACACAGTGACGCATGGTTCAAACATAAAATGGACTACAAAAAGAAGGGGCTCTAG